From Clarias gariepinus isolate MV-2021 ecotype Netherlands chromosome 2, CGAR_prim_01v2, whole genome shotgun sequence, one genomic window encodes:
- the tab2 gene encoding TGF-beta-activated kinase 1 and MAP3K7-binding protein 2 isoform X1, producing MSVCAQRSTPLRPASPRMAQGNQQIDTKVLQQLLQKFPEVPEGVVSQCVVQNKNNLAACCEYLSQVSPGFLYSEGNPSAADLRNHMTQLNVGVSQNTHGAVQREPVRMNGSRTLSHSLSDGPVNGPPTPASDFYQAESQSHAHAHTPSAFCVMERSRKPQPPQHLGLYQLGVKGQGSATPLPATPRFNPITVTLAPNAGRNTPTSLHIHGGPQAGPNSPNSIYIRPYVTQISHPGGPHHQTSHVYMPISSPTNPQPPSAFQAPSAASAQAPSSSSLPSSSSSLPSSLPAPPSLASSFSQFNIQNISTGPRKNQIEIKLESPQRVGGAAAANVAGATATLMCSASAPRPGPASGSSSCLSPASSSSTPLSIEGAGLGRSQPAVFIAASPPAGATATNATTPSDEVATVPPPSRSQPKFYISANASSDESGARNPPTVYISANPALPGVAAGRSLGGQVSMGPAYIHHHPPKSRSSVGPGGIATSPRVVVTQPNTKYTFKITVSPNKPPAVSPGVVSPTFEPTNMLSVPADQHFSETEAISLPEPLSPNRDLRASESRRPSMGSDDAAYTQALLVHQKARMERLCHELKLKKKNLEKLKEEVNEMENDLTRRRLQRSNSVSQIPSLDEMQQLRCKNRLLQIDIDCLTKEIDLLQARGPHFNPSAIHNFYDNIGFLGPVAPKPKGTPAAGSDHWGSVDRRGRRINVSSKLKRDPSLPPVPPCLPAPVESGSKNMKTVSEAEDDDGVQWGCTACTFLNHPALNRCEQCEFPRHF from the exons atgagtgtgtgcgcgcagaGGTCCACCCCGCTCCGTCCTGCCAGTCCCCGAATGGCACAAGGAAATCAGCAGATTGACACTAAAGTTCTGCAGCAGCTCCTTCAGAAGTTCCCAGAAGTGCCGGAGGGCGTGGTCTCTCAGTGTGTCGTACAG aataaGAACAATTTAGCAGCGTGCTGCGAGTACCTGTCCCAGGTGAGTCCCGGCTTCCTGTACAGCGAGGGCAACCCGAGCGCGGCGGACCTGCGCAATCACATGACCCAGCTCAACGTGGGCGTGTCTCAGAATACCCATGGTGCCGTGCAGCGCGAGCCAGTGAGGATGAACGGCAGCAGGACTCTCTCGCACAGCCTGAGCGACGGGCCCGTCAACGgtcccccgactccggcatctGACTTCTACCAGGCGGAGTCTCAGTCACACGCGCACGCTCACACACCCTCCGCCTTCTGCGTGATGGAGCGCTCGCGGAAACCGCAGCCGCCGCAGCACCTCGGCCTCTACCAGCTCGGGGTCAAGGGTCAGGGCTCGGCCACGCCCCTTCCCGCCACGCCCCGTTTTAATCCCATCACGGTGACGCTGGCGCCCAACGCCGGCCGAAACACGCCCACCTCGCTGCACATCCACGGCGGGCCCCAGGCCGGCCCCAACAGCCCCAACTCTATCTACATCCGGCCCTACGTCACCCAGATCTCGCACCCCGGCGGCCCGCACCACCAGACCTCACACGTTTACATGCCTATCAGCTCCCCCACCAACCCGCAGCCCCCGTCGGCCTTCCAGGCGCCGTCCGCCGCGTCCGCTCAGGCCCCGTCCTCGTCCTCCCTTCCGTCCTCGTCCTCATCTCTGCCTTCATCTTTACCGGCGCCCCCCTCGCTCGCGTCCTCTTTCAGCCAGTTCAACATCCAGAACATCTCCACGGGGCCCAGAAAGAACCAGATCGAGATCAAGCTCGAATCCCCGCAGAGGGTGGGAGGAGCCGCTGCCGCCAACGTCGCCGGGGCCACGGCGACGCTGATGTGTTCCGCCTCCGCCCCTCGACCGGGTCCGGCTTCAGGGTCGTCGTCCTGCCTGTCGCCCGCTTCCTCTTCCTCCACTCCGCTCTCCAtcgagggggcggggcttggcCGAAGCCAGCCCGCCGTCTTCATAGCCGCCTCTCCTCCCGCCGGCGCCACCGCCACCAACGCGACGACGCCGTCAGACGAGGTCGCGACGGTCCCTCCCCCCAGTCGCTCCCAGCCCAAGTTCTACATCTCGGCCAACGCTTCCTCGGACGAAAGCGGCGCACGGAACCCGCCCACCGTCTACATCTCCGCCAACCCCGCCCTGCCTGGCGTCGCTGCCGGCCGGAGCCTGGGCGGTCAAGTCAGCATGGGGCCCGCCTACATCCATCATCACCCGCCCAAATCCCGCAGCTCGGTGGGTCCGGGAGGCATCGCCACGTCGCCCCGCGTGGTCGTCACGCAGCCGAACACAAAGTACACCTTCAAGATCACGGTGTCACCAAACAAGCCTCCGGCCGTGTCCCCCGGGGTGGTGTCGCCCACCTTCGAGCCCACCAACATGCTCAGCGTGCCTGCCGATCAGCACTTCTCCGAGACCGAGGCCATCAGCCTGCCCGAGCCGCTCTCGCCTAACCGTGACCTGAGGGCCTCCGAGAGCCGCCGGCCCAGCATGGGCTCCGATGACGCCGCGTACACGCAGg cctTGTTGGTGCATCAAAAGGCGCGTATGGAACGTCTGTGCCACGAGCTCAAGCTGAAAAAGAAGAACCTGGAGAAACTGAAAGAGGAGGTGAACGAGATGGAGAACGACCTTACGAGGAGACGACTGCAGAGGTCCAACTCTGTCTCTCAGATACCCTCT ctTGATGAGATGCAGCAGCTGAGGTGTAAGAACAGGTTACTGCAGATCGACATTGACTGTTTAACTAAAGAGATCGACCTCCTGCAGGCGCGTG GGCCGCACTTCAATCCCAGTGCGATCCATAACTTTTATGACAACATCGGCTTCCTCGGTCCCGTCGCCCCGAAACCCAAAGGTACTCCGGCAGCAG GCTCGGATCACTGGGGCTCTGTGGACAGGAGAGGACGCCGAATAAACGTCAGCTCCAAGCTGAAGAGAGACCCGTCTCTCCCTCCTGTTCCTCCCTGTCTCCCTGCTCCTGTGG agTCGGGCAGTAAGAATATGAAGACGGTGTCTGAGGCTGAAGATGACGACGGGGTTCAGTGGGGCTGCACGGCCTGCACCTTCCTCAACCATCCCGCCCTCAACCGCTGTGAACAGTGTGAATTTCCACGGCATTTCTGA
- the tab2 gene encoding TGF-beta-activated kinase 1 and MAP3K7-binding protein 2 isoform X2, giving the protein MSVCAQRSTPLRPASPRMAQGNQQIDTKVLQQLLQKFPEVPEGVVSQCVVQNKNNLAACCEYLSQVSPGFLYSEGNPSAADLRNHMTQLNVGVSQNTHGAVQREPVRMNGSRTLSHSLSDGPVNGPPTPASDFYQAESQSHAHAHTPSAFCVMERSRKPQPPQHLGLYQLGVKGQGSATPLPATPRFNPITVTLAPNAGRNTPTSLHIHGGPQAGPNSPNSIYIRPYVTQISHPGGPHHQTSHVYMPISSPTNPQPPSAFQAPSAASAQAPSSSSLPSSSSSLPSSLPAPPSLASSFSQFNIQNISTGPRKNQIEIKLESPQRVGGAAAANVAGATATLMCSASAPRPGPASGSSSCLSPASSSSTPLSIEGAGLGRSQPAVFIAASPPAGATATNATTPSDEVATVPPPSRSQPKFYISANASSDESGARNPPTVYISANPALPGVAAGRSLGGQVSMGPAYIHHHPPKSRSSVGPGGIATSPRVVVTQPNTKYTFKITVSPNKPPAVSPGVVSPTFEPTNMLSVPADQHFSETEAISLPEPLSPNRDLRASESRRPSMGSDDAAYTQALLVHQKARMERLCHELKLKKKNLEKLKEEVNEMENDLTRRRLQRSNSVSQIPSLDEMQQLRCKNRLLQIDIDCLTKEIDLLQARGPHFNPSAIHNFYDNIGFLGPVAPKPKGTPAAESGSKNMKTVSEAEDDDGVQWGCTACTFLNHPALNRCEQCEFPRHF; this is encoded by the exons atgagtgtgtgcgcgcagaGGTCCACCCCGCTCCGTCCTGCCAGTCCCCGAATGGCACAAGGAAATCAGCAGATTGACACTAAAGTTCTGCAGCAGCTCCTTCAGAAGTTCCCAGAAGTGCCGGAGGGCGTGGTCTCTCAGTGTGTCGTACAG aataaGAACAATTTAGCAGCGTGCTGCGAGTACCTGTCCCAGGTGAGTCCCGGCTTCCTGTACAGCGAGGGCAACCCGAGCGCGGCGGACCTGCGCAATCACATGACCCAGCTCAACGTGGGCGTGTCTCAGAATACCCATGGTGCCGTGCAGCGCGAGCCAGTGAGGATGAACGGCAGCAGGACTCTCTCGCACAGCCTGAGCGACGGGCCCGTCAACGgtcccccgactccggcatctGACTTCTACCAGGCGGAGTCTCAGTCACACGCGCACGCTCACACACCCTCCGCCTTCTGCGTGATGGAGCGCTCGCGGAAACCGCAGCCGCCGCAGCACCTCGGCCTCTACCAGCTCGGGGTCAAGGGTCAGGGCTCGGCCACGCCCCTTCCCGCCACGCCCCGTTTTAATCCCATCACGGTGACGCTGGCGCCCAACGCCGGCCGAAACACGCCCACCTCGCTGCACATCCACGGCGGGCCCCAGGCCGGCCCCAACAGCCCCAACTCTATCTACATCCGGCCCTACGTCACCCAGATCTCGCACCCCGGCGGCCCGCACCACCAGACCTCACACGTTTACATGCCTATCAGCTCCCCCACCAACCCGCAGCCCCCGTCGGCCTTCCAGGCGCCGTCCGCCGCGTCCGCTCAGGCCCCGTCCTCGTCCTCCCTTCCGTCCTCGTCCTCATCTCTGCCTTCATCTTTACCGGCGCCCCCCTCGCTCGCGTCCTCTTTCAGCCAGTTCAACATCCAGAACATCTCCACGGGGCCCAGAAAGAACCAGATCGAGATCAAGCTCGAATCCCCGCAGAGGGTGGGAGGAGCCGCTGCCGCCAACGTCGCCGGGGCCACGGCGACGCTGATGTGTTCCGCCTCCGCCCCTCGACCGGGTCCGGCTTCAGGGTCGTCGTCCTGCCTGTCGCCCGCTTCCTCTTCCTCCACTCCGCTCTCCAtcgagggggcggggcttggcCGAAGCCAGCCCGCCGTCTTCATAGCCGCCTCTCCTCCCGCCGGCGCCACCGCCACCAACGCGACGACGCCGTCAGACGAGGTCGCGACGGTCCCTCCCCCCAGTCGCTCCCAGCCCAAGTTCTACATCTCGGCCAACGCTTCCTCGGACGAAAGCGGCGCACGGAACCCGCCCACCGTCTACATCTCCGCCAACCCCGCCCTGCCTGGCGTCGCTGCCGGCCGGAGCCTGGGCGGTCAAGTCAGCATGGGGCCCGCCTACATCCATCATCACCCGCCCAAATCCCGCAGCTCGGTGGGTCCGGGAGGCATCGCCACGTCGCCCCGCGTGGTCGTCACGCAGCCGAACACAAAGTACACCTTCAAGATCACGGTGTCACCAAACAAGCCTCCGGCCGTGTCCCCCGGGGTGGTGTCGCCCACCTTCGAGCCCACCAACATGCTCAGCGTGCCTGCCGATCAGCACTTCTCCGAGACCGAGGCCATCAGCCTGCCCGAGCCGCTCTCGCCTAACCGTGACCTGAGGGCCTCCGAGAGCCGCCGGCCCAGCATGGGCTCCGATGACGCCGCGTACACGCAGg cctTGTTGGTGCATCAAAAGGCGCGTATGGAACGTCTGTGCCACGAGCTCAAGCTGAAAAAGAAGAACCTGGAGAAACTGAAAGAGGAGGTGAACGAGATGGAGAACGACCTTACGAGGAGACGACTGCAGAGGTCCAACTCTGTCTCTCAGATACCCTCT ctTGATGAGATGCAGCAGCTGAGGTGTAAGAACAGGTTACTGCAGATCGACATTGACTGTTTAACTAAAGAGATCGACCTCCTGCAGGCGCGTG GGCCGCACTTCAATCCCAGTGCGATCCATAACTTTTATGACAACATCGGCTTCCTCGGTCCCGTCGCCCCGAAACCCAAAGGTACTCCGGCAGCAG agTCGGGCAGTAAGAATATGAAGACGGTGTCTGAGGCTGAAGATGACGACGGGGTTCAGTGGGGCTGCACGGCCTGCACCTTCCTCAACCATCCCGCCCTCAACCGCTGTGAACAGTGTGAATTTCCACGGCATTTCTGA